A region from the Eublepharis macularius isolate TG4126 chromosome 13, MPM_Emac_v1.0, whole genome shotgun sequence genome encodes:
- the CDK2AP1 gene encoding cyclin-dependent kinase 2-associated protein 1 isoform X2 — translation MSYKPNLNAHLAPAPLSQAGNVHSPSTSMAGSGQYRQLINDYGPPSLGYTQSVQGTSSSQVPQSKYAELLAIIEELGKEIRPTYAGSKSAMERLKRGIIHARGLVRECLAETERNARS, via the exons ATGTCCTACAAGCCCAACTTGAACGCGCACCTCGCGCCGGCTCCGCTCAGCCAAG CTGGAAACGTCCACTCTCCATCCACTAGCATGGCAGGTTCTGGGCAATACAGGCAGCTTATCAATGACTATGGACCCCCATCTCTAGGCTACACACAAAGTGTGCAG GGTACTAGTAGCAGCCAAGTGCCACAGAGCAAGTACGCAGAACTTCTGGCCATCATAGAAGAATTAGGAAAAGAAATTAGGCCAACGTATGCTGGAAGTAAAAGTGCCATGGAGCGACTAAAACGAG GCATCATTCATGCTAGAGGATTAGTTCGAGAGTGTTTGGCGGAGACGGAGAGGAACGCAAGATCCTAG
- the CDK2AP1 gene encoding cyclin-dependent kinase 2-associated protein 1 isoform X1 — MPRRSPAWRCRPPGGAWRPPGITRDLQATLPLQKMANVEAGNVHSPSTSMAGSGQYRQLINDYGPPSLGYTQSVQGTSSSQVPQSKYAELLAIIEELGKEIRPTYAGSKSAMERLKRGIIHARGLVRECLAETERNARS, encoded by the exons ATGCCTCGGAGAAGCCCGGCCTGGCGTTGCCGTCCTCCAGGGGGtgcctggagacctcccggaattacacgCGATCTCCAGGCAACCctccccctgcagaaaatggctaacGTAGAAG CTGGAAACGTCCACTCTCCATCCACTAGCATGGCAGGTTCTGGGCAATACAGGCAGCTTATCAATGACTATGGACCCCCATCTCTAGGCTACACACAAAGTGTGCAG GGTACTAGTAGCAGCCAAGTGCCACAGAGCAAGTACGCAGAACTTCTGGCCATCATAGAAGAATTAGGAAAAGAAATTAGGCCAACGTATGCTGGAAGTAAAAGTGCCATGGAGCGACTAAAACGAG GCATCATTCATGCTAGAGGATTAGTTCGAGAGTGTTTGGCGGAGACGGAGAGGAACGCAAGATCCTAG
- the MTRFR gene encoding mitochondrial translation release factor in rescue, producing the protein MPPSSLLHFTHSLVKLSGVTQAPTLWGKHRFLLPRWSGPLSLVAEKKSFDDLLPLNEAELEEQFVRGSGPGGQATNKTSNCVVLKHIPSGIVVKCHQTRSVELNRQHAREILQEKVDVFYKGSASEVVKEKEELKKKKQEKRQQARGNLERKKRLKEWLASEDK; encoded by the exons ATGCCTCCTTCAAGTCTACTGCACTTTACTCATTCATTGGTTAAACTAAGTGGTGTCACTCAGGCACCCACACTTTGGGGAAAGCACCGTTTTCTGTTGCCTCGGTGGTCTGGCCCTTTATCCCTTGTGGCAGAAAAAAAGAGCTTTGATGACCTGCTACCTCTAAACGAAGCTGAATTGGAAGAGCAGTTTGTGCGAGGCTCCGGCCCTGGAGGCCAGGCAACAAATAAAACTAGCAACTGCGTGGTCCTGAAGCACATTCCTTCTGGGATTGTTGTCAAG TGCCATCAAACACGATCGGTAGAGCTGAATCGCCAGCATGCCAGAGAAATCTTGCAGGAGAAAGTGGACGTCTTCTACAAAGGTAGTGCCAGCGAGGTTGTTAAAGAGAAAGAGGAACTCAAGAAGAAAAAGCAAGAAAagaggcagcaggcaaggggaaATCTGGAGAGGAAGAAGCGTTTAAAAGAATGGCTAGCGTCAGAGGACAAATAA